The Tripterygium wilfordii isolate XIE 37 chromosome 4, ASM1340144v1, whole genome shotgun sequence genome has a window encoding:
- the LOC119997918 gene encoding amino-acid permease BAT1-like isoform X1, which yields MVLPSHEGAGGNLSLDSGTVTLKELGYKQELRRDLSVFSNFAFSFSVISILTGVTTLYNTGLKFGGTVSLIYGWFIAGAFTMFVGLSMAEICSSYPTSGGLYYWSAKLAGPKWAPFASWMTGWFNIVGQWAGTASVDFSLAQLIQVIILLSTGGKNGGGYEASKYVVIALHGGILFIHAILNSLPISVLSFFGKLAAAWNLVGALVLMILIPCVATERASTEFVFTHFNTDNGDGISSKVYIFILGLLMSQYTLLGYDTSAHMTEETKNADKNGPRGIISSIGISIIFGWAYLLGITFGVTNIPYLLNEDNDAGGYAIAEIFYLAFKSRYGNGTGGIVCLGVVAVAIFFCGMSAVTSNSRMAYAFSRDGAMPLSSLWHKVNQHEVPMNAVWASTFIPFCMALPSLGSLVAFQAMVSIATIGLYIAYALPIFFRVTLARKSFVPGPFNLGRYGILVGWIAVLWVLTISILFSLPVAYPITQETLNYTPVAVGGILVLIVSSWIFGARHWFTGPVSNIDT from the exons ATGGTCCTGCCATCTCATGAAGGTGCCGGCGGCAACCTTTCGCTTGATTCAGGTACTGTCACTCTCAAGGAGCTAGGCTACAAACAAGAGCTCAGACGTGATCTCTC GGTGTTCTCCAATTTTGCGTTTTCATTCTCAGTCATATCGATACTGACTGGTGTAACCACTCTTTACAACACTGGGTTGAAATTTGGGGGAACAGTCTCTTTGATTTATGGGTGGTTTATTGCCGGTGCGTTCACCATGTTTGTTGGGTTGTCAATGGCTGAGATTTGCTCCTCTTATCCAACTTCCGGTGGTCTCTACTATTGGAGTGCAAAGCTTGCTGGCCCAAAATGGGCTCCCTTTGCCTCATGGATGACTGGCTG GTTCAATATCGTTGGTCAG TGGGCGGGCACGGCAAGTGTCGATTTCTCACTTGCACAGCTGATTCAGGTGATCATTCTTCTCAGCACAGGTGGAAAAAATGGTGGTGGATATGAGGCTTCCAAATATGTAGTCATTGCTTTACATGGAGGAATTCTGTTCATACATGCCATATTAAATAGTCTTCCAATCTCAGTGTTATCTTTCTTTGGGAAGCTGGCAGCTGCTTGGAATCTAGTAG GTGCTTTGGTTCTTATGATTCTCATTCCTTGTGTTGCAACGGAAAGAGCTAGTACCGAGTTTGTATTCACCCACTTCAACACTGACAACGGCGATGGGATCAGTAGTAAAGTTTACATATTTATTTTGGGGCTATTGATGAGTCAGTATACCCTTCTTGGGTATGATACATCTGCTCATATG ACAGAGGAAACCAAGAATGCTGATAAGAATGGACCAAGAGGAATAATTAGTTCCATTGGCATATCTATAATATTTGGATGGGCCTACTTACTTGGTATCACATTTGGAGTCACGAACATCCCTTACCTTCTGAATGAGGACAATGATGCTGGTGGTTATGCTATTGCCGAGATATTTTACCTAGCTTTCAAGAGTAGATATGGCAATGGAACTGGTGGGATTGTTTGCTTGGGAGTGGTTGCTGTTGCGATATTTTTCTGTGGCATGAGTGCAGTCACTAGCAACTCCAG GATGGCCTATGCATTTTCTCGTGATGGAGCCATGCCTTTATCGTCTTTATGGCATAAAGTGAACCAGCATGAGGTCCCTATGAATGCCGTTTGGGCCTCAACATTTATTCCTTTTTGCATGGCACTGCCG TCTCTTGGAAGCTTAGTGGCATTTCAGGCCATGGTATCTATCGCTACTATTGGATTATACATTGCCTATGCCCTACCTATCTTCTTTCGGGTGACTTTAGCACGCAAGTCCTTCGTTCCCGGACCCTTCAACTTGGGCCGCTATGGGATTTTAGTTGGTTGGATTGCAGTTCTCTGGGTATTAACCATCTCAATCCTCTTCTCGCTGCCTGTGGCATATCCGATAACCCAGGAGACACTCAATTACACTCCTGTTGCAGTTGGTGGCATACTCGTTCTCATCGTTTCTTCTTGGATTTTTGGTGCTAGGCATTGGTTCACAGGTCCTGTTAGCAATATAGACACTTGA
- the LOC119997918 gene encoding amino-acid permease BAT1-like isoform X2 produces the protein MFVGLSMAEICSSYPTSGGLYYWSAKLAGPKWAPFASWMTGWFNIVGQWAGTASVDFSLAQLIQVIILLSTGGKNGGGYEASKYVVIALHGGILFIHAILNSLPISVLSFFGKLAAAWNLVGALVLMILIPCVATERASTEFVFTHFNTDNGDGISSKVYIFILGLLMSQYTLLGYDTSAHMTEETKNADKNGPRGIISSIGISIIFGWAYLLGITFGVTNIPYLLNEDNDAGGYAIAEIFYLAFKSRYGNGTGGIVCLGVVAVAIFFCGMSAVTSNSRMAYAFSRDGAMPLSSLWHKVNQHEVPMNAVWASTFIPFCMALPSLGSLVAFQAMVSIATIGLYIAYALPIFFRVTLARKSFVPGPFNLGRYGILVGWIAVLWVLTISILFSLPVAYPITQETLNYTPVAVGGILVLIVSSWIFGARHWFTGPVSNIDT, from the exons ATGTTTGTTGGGTTGTCAATGGCTGAGATTTGCTCCTCTTATCCAACTTCCGGTGGTCTCTACTATTGGAGTGCAAAGCTTGCTGGCCCAAAATGGGCTCCCTTTGCCTCATGGATGACTGGCTG GTTCAATATCGTTGGTCAG TGGGCGGGCACGGCAAGTGTCGATTTCTCACTTGCACAGCTGATTCAGGTGATCATTCTTCTCAGCACAGGTGGAAAAAATGGTGGTGGATATGAGGCTTCCAAATATGTAGTCATTGCTTTACATGGAGGAATTCTGTTCATACATGCCATATTAAATAGTCTTCCAATCTCAGTGTTATCTTTCTTTGGGAAGCTGGCAGCTGCTTGGAATCTAGTAG GTGCTTTGGTTCTTATGATTCTCATTCCTTGTGTTGCAACGGAAAGAGCTAGTACCGAGTTTGTATTCACCCACTTCAACACTGACAACGGCGATGGGATCAGTAGTAAAGTTTACATATTTATTTTGGGGCTATTGATGAGTCAGTATACCCTTCTTGGGTATGATACATCTGCTCATATG ACAGAGGAAACCAAGAATGCTGATAAGAATGGACCAAGAGGAATAATTAGTTCCATTGGCATATCTATAATATTTGGATGGGCCTACTTACTTGGTATCACATTTGGAGTCACGAACATCCCTTACCTTCTGAATGAGGACAATGATGCTGGTGGTTATGCTATTGCCGAGATATTTTACCTAGCTTTCAAGAGTAGATATGGCAATGGAACTGGTGGGATTGTTTGCTTGGGAGTGGTTGCTGTTGCGATATTTTTCTGTGGCATGAGTGCAGTCACTAGCAACTCCAG GATGGCCTATGCATTTTCTCGTGATGGAGCCATGCCTTTATCGTCTTTATGGCATAAAGTGAACCAGCATGAGGTCCCTATGAATGCCGTTTGGGCCTCAACATTTATTCCTTTTTGCATGGCACTGCCG TCTCTTGGAAGCTTAGTGGCATTTCAGGCCATGGTATCTATCGCTACTATTGGATTATACATTGCCTATGCCCTACCTATCTTCTTTCGGGTGACTTTAGCACGCAAGTCCTTCGTTCCCGGACCCTTCAACTTGGGCCGCTATGGGATTTTAGTTGGTTGGATTGCAGTTCTCTGGGTATTAACCATCTCAATCCTCTTCTCGCTGCCTGTGGCATATCCGATAACCCAGGAGACACTCAATTACACTCCTGTTGCAGTTGGTGGCATACTCGTTCTCATCGTTTCTTCTTGGATTTTTGGTGCTAGGCATTGGTTCACAGGTCCTGTTAGCAATATAGACACTTGA
- the LOC119997918 gene encoding amino-acid permease BAT1-like isoform X4, with protein MGSLCLMDDWLVQYRWSGIDDNYYPGVLWAGTASVDFSLAQLIQVIILLSTGGKNGGGYEASKYVVIALHGGILFIHAILNSLPISVLSFFGKLAAAWNLVGALVLMILIPCVATERASTEFVFTHFNTDNGDGISSKVYIFILGLLMSQYTLLGYDTSAHMTEETKNADKNGPRGIISSIGISIIFGWAYLLGITFGVTNIPYLLNEDNDAGGYAIAEIFYLAFKSRYGNGTGGIVCLGVVAVAIFFCGMSAVTSNSRMAYAFSRDGAMPLSSLWHKVNQHEVPMNAVWASTFIPFCMALPSLGSLVAFQAMVSIATIGLYIAYALPIFFRVTLARKSFVPGPFNLGRYGILVGWIAVLWVLTISILFSLPVAYPITQETLNYTPVAVGGILVLIVSSWIFGARHWFTGPVSNIDT; from the exons ATGGGCTCCCTTTGCCTCATGGATGACTGGCTG GTTCAATATCGTTGGTCAGGTATAGATGATAATTATTATCCAGGAGTTTTA TGGGCGGGCACGGCAAGTGTCGATTTCTCACTTGCACAGCTGATTCAGGTGATCATTCTTCTCAGCACAGGTGGAAAAAATGGTGGTGGATATGAGGCTTCCAAATATGTAGTCATTGCTTTACATGGAGGAATTCTGTTCATACATGCCATATTAAATAGTCTTCCAATCTCAGTGTTATCTTTCTTTGGGAAGCTGGCAGCTGCTTGGAATCTAGTAG GTGCTTTGGTTCTTATGATTCTCATTCCTTGTGTTGCAACGGAAAGAGCTAGTACCGAGTTTGTATTCACCCACTTCAACACTGACAACGGCGATGGGATCAGTAGTAAAGTTTACATATTTATTTTGGGGCTATTGATGAGTCAGTATACCCTTCTTGGGTATGATACATCTGCTCATATG ACAGAGGAAACCAAGAATGCTGATAAGAATGGACCAAGAGGAATAATTAGTTCCATTGGCATATCTATAATATTTGGATGGGCCTACTTACTTGGTATCACATTTGGAGTCACGAACATCCCTTACCTTCTGAATGAGGACAATGATGCTGGTGGTTATGCTATTGCCGAGATATTTTACCTAGCTTTCAAGAGTAGATATGGCAATGGAACTGGTGGGATTGTTTGCTTGGGAGTGGTTGCTGTTGCGATATTTTTCTGTGGCATGAGTGCAGTCACTAGCAACTCCAG GATGGCCTATGCATTTTCTCGTGATGGAGCCATGCCTTTATCGTCTTTATGGCATAAAGTGAACCAGCATGAGGTCCCTATGAATGCCGTTTGGGCCTCAACATTTATTCCTTTTTGCATGGCACTGCCG TCTCTTGGAAGCTTAGTGGCATTTCAGGCCATGGTATCTATCGCTACTATTGGATTATACATTGCCTATGCCCTACCTATCTTCTTTCGGGTGACTTTAGCACGCAAGTCCTTCGTTCCCGGACCCTTCAACTTGGGCCGCTATGGGATTTTAGTTGGTTGGATTGCAGTTCTCTGGGTATTAACCATCTCAATCCTCTTCTCGCTGCCTGTGGCATATCCGATAACCCAGGAGACACTCAATTACACTCCTGTTGCAGTTGGTGGCATACTCGTTCTCATCGTTTCTTCTTGGATTTTTGGTGCTAGGCATTGGTTCACAGGTCCTGTTAGCAATATAGACACTTGA
- the LOC119997918 gene encoding amino-acid permease BAT1-like isoform X3 — MGTHSNAMRFFFFLQVQYRWSGIDDNYYPGVLWAGTASVDFSLAQLIQVIILLSTGGKNGGGYEASKYVVIALHGGILFIHAILNSLPISVLSFFGKLAAAWNLVGALVLMILIPCVATERASTEFVFTHFNTDNGDGISSKVYIFILGLLMSQYTLLGYDTSAHMTEETKNADKNGPRGIISSIGISIIFGWAYLLGITFGVTNIPYLLNEDNDAGGYAIAEIFYLAFKSRYGNGTGGIVCLGVVAVAIFFCGMSAVTSNSRMAYAFSRDGAMPLSSLWHKVNQHEVPMNAVWASTFIPFCMALPSLGSLVAFQAMVSIATIGLYIAYALPIFFRVTLARKSFVPGPFNLGRYGILVGWIAVLWVLTISILFSLPVAYPITQETLNYTPVAVGGILVLIVSSWIFGARHWFTGPVSNIDT, encoded by the exons ATGGGTACACATTCTAATGCAAtgcgattttttttcttcttgcagGTTCAATATCGTTGGTCAGGTATAGATGATAATTATTATCCAGGAGTTTTA TGGGCGGGCACGGCAAGTGTCGATTTCTCACTTGCACAGCTGATTCAGGTGATCATTCTTCTCAGCACAGGTGGAAAAAATGGTGGTGGATATGAGGCTTCCAAATATGTAGTCATTGCTTTACATGGAGGAATTCTGTTCATACATGCCATATTAAATAGTCTTCCAATCTCAGTGTTATCTTTCTTTGGGAAGCTGGCAGCTGCTTGGAATCTAGTAG GTGCTTTGGTTCTTATGATTCTCATTCCTTGTGTTGCAACGGAAAGAGCTAGTACCGAGTTTGTATTCACCCACTTCAACACTGACAACGGCGATGGGATCAGTAGTAAAGTTTACATATTTATTTTGGGGCTATTGATGAGTCAGTATACCCTTCTTGGGTATGATACATCTGCTCATATG ACAGAGGAAACCAAGAATGCTGATAAGAATGGACCAAGAGGAATAATTAGTTCCATTGGCATATCTATAATATTTGGATGGGCCTACTTACTTGGTATCACATTTGGAGTCACGAACATCCCTTACCTTCTGAATGAGGACAATGATGCTGGTGGTTATGCTATTGCCGAGATATTTTACCTAGCTTTCAAGAGTAGATATGGCAATGGAACTGGTGGGATTGTTTGCTTGGGAGTGGTTGCTGTTGCGATATTTTTCTGTGGCATGAGTGCAGTCACTAGCAACTCCAG GATGGCCTATGCATTTTCTCGTGATGGAGCCATGCCTTTATCGTCTTTATGGCATAAAGTGAACCAGCATGAGGTCCCTATGAATGCCGTTTGGGCCTCAACATTTATTCCTTTTTGCATGGCACTGCCG TCTCTTGGAAGCTTAGTGGCATTTCAGGCCATGGTATCTATCGCTACTATTGGATTATACATTGCCTATGCCCTACCTATCTTCTTTCGGGTGACTTTAGCACGCAAGTCCTTCGTTCCCGGACCCTTCAACTTGGGCCGCTATGGGATTTTAGTTGGTTGGATTGCAGTTCTCTGGGTATTAACCATCTCAATCCTCTTCTCGCTGCCTGTGGCATATCCGATAACCCAGGAGACACTCAATTACACTCCTGTTGCAGTTGGTGGCATACTCGTTCTCATCGTTTCTTCTTGGATTTTTGGTGCTAGGCATTGGTTCACAGGTCCTGTTAGCAATATAGACACTTGA